CCACCTCCGCCGCCACCTCCGCCGCCACCTCCGCCGTCCCCGGAACCACCCGCGCCACCGAGTTCGCCGGCCCCCGCGGCGGGCGCCGGATCGGGCTCGGCCGCCTGCCCGTGGCCGCCCTCGTCGCCGTGGTCGTCGTTCTCGCCCCGCTCGGAGCTCCCGCCCGCGTCGGGTGAGGGCGAGCCGGACGACGCCGCCTCCCCGGACCGCTCGCCGTTCTCCCCGCTCCCGGCCCCGGCCGCCCCGCCCGAGGCCGCCGGGACGCCCCGGTCCCCCTGCGACCGGTCCTCCCCCGGCACCTGGCCGCCCATCTCGGAGGCGGGCTCGTCGGTCGGGTCCGGCTCCACGCTGACGCACCCGCCGAGCGCGACGGCCACAGCGGAGGCCAGCAGGAGCAGAAGAACAGGGGCGGAACGGCTGGCACGGCGCACGGTGAGGCCACCTCCGGGAGAGGACGGGGTCGTCGGTCGGCTTCCGCTCACCTCAACTCCCGCACCCGGACGGAGGACACGGAGAACCTCAGCCGTAACCGAGCGCGTGCAACCGTTCGTCGTCGATCCCGAAGTGGTGCGCGATCTCGTGGACCACCGTGATCTCCACCTCTTCGATCACCAACTCCCGGCCGCCACCCTCCCGTTCGCACAGCCGCAGGGTCGGGCCCATATAGACGGAGATCCGGTCGGGCAGCACGCCCGCGTACCACTCGCCCCGGTCGGTGAGCGGCGTGCCCTCGTACAGCCCGAGCAACTCGGGCTCCTCGGGGTGGAGGTCCCCCCGGTCGAGGTCCGGGGGAGGCTCGTCCTCGACGAAGATGGCCACGTTGTCCATCAGCCGCGTCAGCTCGGCGGGAATCCGGTCCAGCGCCTCGCTGACCAGCCCCTCGAACTCCTCGCGCGTCATTTCCAGCACGTCCCCATTGTCCGCCCGGGACGACCTCCGGGGGAACGGTGGCGGTGGCGGAAACGGCAGGGGAACCGTTTTGCCGATCGCTCTGGGTATCCCATATGCTTCTCGCGTCCCCCACCGGCCCCCATCGTCTAGTGGCCCAGGACGCCGCCCTTTCAAGGCGGTAGCGCGGGTTCGAATCCCGTTGGGGGTACCCGGATCAAGGACCGCCCAGGTGGCCGCCCCTCGCGGGCGCGGCGCCTGGGCGTTCGGTTTTCACCCTGTCTGTTCGGCCGTCCGTCGTCTGTTCGGCCGTCCGTCCCGCCGTCCGTCAGAAGGCCCAGGGGTCGGGGTGCGGGGTGCGGGTCCTGTCCTCGGACCAGCGGAGGCGGGCTGCCAGGTCGTCGCCCAGCAGACCGGTGAGCCGGTCGGCCGCCCAGCCGTTCCCGTGGACGCCGCCGGGGAACTCCGGCACCCGGAACACCGCCGGGCCGGTGGGCAGCGCGTCGGGACGGGCACAAGGGACCGTCGCGCGGGCCGGGTTACGGCTCCTTCCGTTCCTGTTCCCGCTCGATCCGGCGGTTCCACTCGGCCTTGCCGGCCTGCCAGCCGTCCTCGTCGGCGCCGAGGCGCCAGTAGCCGGAGACGGACAGCCGCTCGCGCGGCAGGCCGCGTTCGTGCCGGAGGTGGCGGCGCAGCTCCTTCACGAAGTGGGCCTCACCGTGGACGAACACCTGCGGCGTACCGGGCGGGATCCGCGCCGTGGTGACCGCCGTCACCAGCGCGTCGCCGGGTCGGCCCGCTCCCCGGTGGAGCCAGCGGATCTCCGCGCCGGCCGGGGCCTCCAGCTTCTGTTCCTCCGCCGGCCCGGCCACCTCGATGAAGGCCAGGGCCACCGCCGAGGCCGGCATCGCGGCCAGGGCCGCCGCGATGGCGGGCAGCGCGCTCTCGTCCCCGGCGAGCAGGTGCCAGTCGGCGGTCTCCTCGGGCGCGTATCCGCCGCCGGGGCCGAGGAAGAGCAGCTCGTCGCCGGGCCGCGCGGCGGCGGCCCAGGGGCCGGCCAGGCCCTCGTCCCCGTGGAAGACGAAGTCGAGGGTCAGCTCGGCCGCCGCCGGGTCCCAGGCGCGCACGGTGTAGGTCCGCGTCCGGGGCCACTGGTCCCGGGGGAGGTCGCGCCGGATGGCCGCGATGTCGAACGGCTCCGGGTAGACCGCCCCCTCCGCCGGGAACAGCAGCTTCACGTACTGGTCGGTGTCCGGGCGGGCGGCGAACGAGCGCAGCCCGTCGCCGCCAAGGACCACCCTGATCATGTGCGGGGTGAGGCGTTCGGTGCGCAGCACCCGGCCCCGGTTGAGGCGGGGCGCGTCGCGAACGGGACGATCGGTCATCTGTGCTCCTCGATCGAGGGAAGCGAGTTATTTATTAGGCGAGCCTAACCTTGGTGTGAGCGCTTCCCCCGGTCGCGGTGGCCGGTCCTGTCGCGGTGGCCGGTCCTGTCGCGGTGGCCGGTCGCCGGTCGGCGCTCTTCTTCCTACGCTGGAGACAGGCGTACCCGGGAGAGTCGGAGGCGACGGAATCATGCGACATCCGATGGGGCACGGTCCGCTGTGACGGCGCGGGGCCGGGCGTTCGGCGGGGTGACGCTGGTCGCCGTCTACGCGCTGCGCCGGGAGACCGACGAGCTGCGCCTGGTCGAGACGTCGGGCGGCTCGCTCTCCCGGTACGGGCTGCGGTTCGCGTACCCGGTGTCCGCCCGTTCCCCCGCCGCCGACGCCTGCCGCACCGGCCGGCCCCTGTGGCTGGATGCCGCGGGGCTCGCCGCGTACAGCGGCGCGCCGCCGGCCGGCATCTCGCTGGCCGCGCTGCCGCTCGGCGGGAACGGCGACAGCGGCCCGCTGGGGTGCCTGGTCGCCGTGGACGAGTCCGGGGAGGGATTCGGCACCGATCGGCGCGGCCTGCTGGAGCTGTACGCGCGGCACGTCGGCGAGGGCCTCGAAGCCGGTGGCGAGCCGGGCCAGGGATCGGTGCTGGGCCACGCCGTGGAGGAGGGCTGGTTCGGCTCGTTCGCGATGGAGCCGCGCGGCGGGCGGGTCGAGGCGGACGCGCAGACGCTGGAGCTGATGGACCTCCCCCCGGAGGAGTTCGACGGCCGGGTCGACACCTTCCTGGCCCACGTCGTTCCCGAGGACCGGCCACCGGTGATGTCCCTCATCGCGCCAGGCGCGGAACCGGGGGCCGCGCCCGGCGCGGCGGGCACCGACGGCCGGGCACTGGAGTTCCGCGTCCGGCGCCGCACCGGGGAGCT
Above is a window of Streptomyces sp. NBC_01803 DNA encoding:
- a CDS encoding metallopeptidase family protein, encoding MTREEFEGLVSEALDRIPAELTRLMDNVAIFVEDEPPPDLDRGDLHPEEPELLGLYEGTPLTDRGEWYAGVLPDRISVYMGPTLRLCEREGGGRELVIEEVEITVVHEIAHHFGIDDERLHALGYG
- a CDS encoding siderophore-interacting protein: MTDRPVRDAPRLNRGRVLRTERLTPHMIRVVLGGDGLRSFAARPDTDQYVKLLFPAEGAVYPEPFDIAAIRRDLPRDQWPRTRTYTVRAWDPAAAELTLDFVFHGDEGLAGPWAAAARPGDELLFLGPGGGYAPEETADWHLLAGDESALPAIAAALAAMPASAVALAFIEVAGPAEEQKLEAPAGAEIRWLHRGAGRPGDALVTAVTTARIPPGTPQVFVHGEAHFVKELRRHLRHERGLPRERLSVSGYWRLGADEDGWQAGKAEWNRRIEREQERKEP